TAAATTAGATATATTAAGCTCCCATATCCCCCAACCTGGTAGAAAAGTTCCTCTCTGTGAGAAATCACTTATTTTAATGGCAAAATTTTTACATATCAGTAAAATCTGttatatttaaaactatgtatACAGTACATTTCTGGCAAAAACCTTATACATCTTTCAGTTGTCGAGACAAAGTAAAAATATGGTTgcataaaatcacaaaaaatataaattgctgaaaagataataaaaaaagattaaaaatcctTTGCATTGACTCCCTTATATCATCAGTTAGTAAGAATTTGCAAACTacaataaatttttgaaaattctgatGCAACCTTGACATTTTCAACCAGAAGTTGTCATTTCAAATATCCCagcttaaaaaagaatttactgaAATAATCTGTGCATTTATCATACTATTTGTACAAGtgcaatatttaaatatcttcaaaataaaattcagtaactAAAAGGAATCACAATAACTTAACAAGAAGCAAAGTTtacaaaattaacaatttttagaAGGTCCGATTTAATTGGTTCCTCCTTTTGTTTCCTCACCCTCAATAACAGCTTATACAGACATTATGATGATGTTTTAGTTCTATATACAAATCTGTAACCTTAAAAATACAGTCTTCTGTTCTTAACATCAGGAACATAATGCTGCATTTATAGACCCTACATCAAATCAGTATCCCCAAAACACAGGGCCACATACAAGTTATAAATACAGTTTTGAACTTATTATTTAAATTGAACTCCTATTACTTTATACAGCTTCTAAGTTGAACAGAAAAGCCCTGAACAAAAAGAAGCACAGTATTTCTTTTGAATTCAGTGCAAGTTTCTAGGGGTGCTGGAACCAAATCTACAACTACAGTTAACTACACAAGTTATCAAGACTCTTGAGTACATTACCATCTAGTTACATAGGTGCTCACTGTATTTGCCAAAAACAGTTCTATAATACAAAGGTATTAAAGGAGAAATATGGTAGCTCTTTTGCAATGGAAAAATAattgagaccaaaaaaaaatcaatgcttgaAGTTAAAATAGTATAAGGCAATTATGGGTGCTAgagtatcttttatttcttattagcATACACATGACACCAATTTTAACTGAGATGACTTTAAATCTTCATTTACAACTGTTATGGAATGCTACTactgggaaaaaggaaagagcaaggaaaagaaaatatagatctTACAAAAAGATTAATTAAGCATCTTTAGCAGTTCCTAGAATGCTActttttaaagtgattaaaatccaaaataaatgtgACCATTAGAAGCACTAACTGATCTGTtccatattttattgaaataatgttGTTATGCAGACATAACCAAATGCAATGTGTAAACTTTCACTGAATTCTGTAAAAGTATTTGCAGGACAAATGGGAAACCTAAATATGCATGATTAGATGACATTAGGGAATTAGTAATTTTATAGTAGTggtattttttttaggaaaatgtcattatttttaggAGAGGCTTGAAGTGTTAAGGGTGATTAAGTATGTCAGCAACATCCAAATGGTTCAGGGGAGaaagcatacacacatacacacttctgtatctatatacatatatagatataaaccAATCATGGCAAAATGTTAACCAGTGTGGAATCTAAGTGGTAGATACACATGTGATCACCCTACAGcctttcaatttttctgtttttaaaaatgttcatgataAAATTTGGGAGAAAAAGTCTTATCTGAGCATTTAAACAGTTTGTAAGAAATGTTCTGTGTGCTAAATCaatttaaaagatacataatTGAATGACTAgaaattttttatatacattcaaTACTGACATGAGCAGCAGAATTTGAGATTGACAAAAAcatgattcattaaaaaaaaaacacgattCATTTATAGTATATGCAACTCAGCTCatgacaaaaagaaatttatgtaCAGAATATAGTGAGACAAATTGTAAGATTTACCTAAGTGCCTAGAGTAACTGAATATATAGGTTCTGTGTGTTCTTGGACTTACCAAGTTACAGAGAAGATTTTAATTGTGTCTTATATCTCTGATGTGCTTACCAGATACTAAAGAATATTAAAGGAGGAGATATGGAAGATCATCCAGACATGACTACTGTCGGAAGATActtgttatttaagaaaataaggagCCCCCAAAACAAAACTTCCTATAAAGGTCTCTGGGGAttctaagcaaatatttattgaataaatttatGAAGCAGTTATATAACATATCGACATATAACAATATATGAAGGCCTTTATGGTAAATTAATATTCTACAAAGCCCTGTATACACTAAATATAAAATAGCCAAAAATCAAGTGAGCCTGAGAGACCTATAATTCATTGTGAATATTACATTATGCTATATGCCTACTGAACAATGAACAACAAAATTATCTTAATTCATTTTTGCACATTAGGCTTTTAACTATGAATCATATTCCAATTCCTGTGCAAACTGCATTCCAAAAGGCCAATCCTCAGTTATAATTATGTATAACTTGATTATAAATGGAAGCATTTGGCTAGGATTTATTATGCATGCTTATTGCTATCAAAGAAATAAGCAAAGTTTTAGGTTTACTGTGCAAGAATTTTAATTAGATTTGCACACATCTCAAAAAATTCTATTGTGTGACTTCCAGGTCTTGGAGTTAAATCAACAGGAGAAGAGTCAAGTGAGGTCACAGATGAGGTAAGAGAAGCTTCTGAGGATTTTCCTTGAGCCTCAGCATCTGAATCATTCCTTTGGCAAGATCGATAGTTGCTAACTGATCCCGATCTCTGTGGAGTAGCAGTCCCTGATTTGGCTTCAGTAATTTCatctgggcaaaaaaaaaatttcaatgtattATAATCCATGACACCCCCAAAAAGTTTAATAGTATTTAATTTGCTTCTTTGAGTGAGACCACTGACCAGCTATCAAGACcatgtttattttgaatttttctgaaaTAGAGGTGATGAGTCTGTGTTAAACcacttgcctttttttccctttatgtatTCTTCCATGTATTCTGATGGCTAATCAAGATTGGGTACAGTACATAGTTATTCATCAGTCTTGCAATCCAACGGTAAGAGCCCAAAAAACTAGTAACATGGGTTTCAATAAACATCCTTCcttaccaataaaaattaatcccTCTATATTAAAGTCATAGAATAAATGCACTTAAAATTTGGCAATAATCTTGGAAATCTCCTCATCCAACTATTTGTTCTATTGATAAGAAAACATAAATCCCAGAAAGTGAAGTGACTTTccataaaacaagacaaatgaacagaGAGATAAAGCTAGAACCTGAATCTCCTGTCATTTTAGTGCTTTTAATCTCCCACTTTCTCTTCATATTTGATTTAAGATCTCACAAAAGAGCCACGATTCCAACGAACAGCAATCAAGAAAAAACTAAAGTTGGGAACAGAGTACAAAAATAGTAAATGCTCATTCAACTGGCAAATCCAGGGGCTAAAAAACTTAAGGTTATAAGTTTGATACAAATACGATGAGAAATATAAAACCCATTGCATTGGTATTTGTTAGCAGATAAACACCATCTGGACAGAGAGATAAACAGCTCTAGTCAGTATATCACCACTCAAACCTGTGTCCTTCTGATACTATGAAGGTACTATCCACTGgtttaaagaagacaaaaaattcATAGGTAAATTCATAAGTAAAAGTGTTAATGTATCTTAACTCAACTGAGTTGGCCAATGAAGAACTGCCAAACTTGTACTTAATTAAAAAGGGTCTGTTTGTgagagaatatttatatatacagttATACTCTTATAATGCTAGGATAGAGAGAGTATTTACTTGAATTATAAATCACCTGTGTTCCATCAGGCTTTTTAATAGATGacataaattagttttatttaagtGTGTCTGCACGTGGGAAATctgaatttatataaatttcaagggtgcctggctggctcagtcagttaaacatccaactcttaattttgctcaggccatgatctcagtcACAGGACTGaaccctgcatcagactccacactcagtggagagtctgcttaggattctctttccgtctccccctttctttctttctcactctcaaataaataaataaatctttaaaaaaaataaattccaaaccaTGTTATGGTATCACACCATTTACTAAGCCTATTATAGTCTACTCATACATACACTGggataaaagatatttttcccatttaaaaataaaaagaacaaaaatatctgCTTTCTGCAATTAATAATTTACCTCAACCCAATCTAAATAGTTAAGATATTCTAACAAACTACATAATGGTAATCAAAGACATATTTTCTGAGTACTAGTTTCCATTTTCAAACTATTAAAACAGTAAAACAgtatttaatgtttctttaaaaaagtttgagGAGGTACTTTAAAGATTGTATACTGCAGTAAGGTCATCATTTTGATGACCAATTAAAATACCCAActtgggcagtcccggtggcgcagcggtttagcgccgcctgcagcccagggcgtgatcctggagaccctggatcgagtcccacgtcaggctctctgcatgggaactgcttctccctctctctctctctctgtgtgtgtgtctctatgagtaaataaataaaatctttaaaaaaataaaataaaataaaatacccaactTAAAAAGTCTGAATATTTCAGTGATTTGATCATCAGATTGTCTCTGATTGTTTATGACTGTAGGTAAATAGAAATGCACAACAGTCTAAATAAAGTTAACAATGTCATTTTTAACTAATTATGACAGTTATCTTGAACATAAGATGCTTTAGTCACAAGAATCCTTATAAAGTGCATTCATATAAAAGTGATTACTTAAGAACACTTTACTGAGAGTGAACACTTTACTTTCCATAAAATTGGAATCATGTAACTCTCACAAAACTCATAAAGGATGGGTATCTCTGATATGTGTCTAGTGTCAGGCTGGGAGCAAAAGGCTGggtgagaggagaaaaataagcatAAGTCCCTAAACTATCCAAAACATTTCTCCCTCAGTCCCCTGCAAGAAACTACTTGACAAATAATTCCTTGTCCTATAAGCTACTAACCAAATCTGTTCACACTGCCTTATCAATCAACTCTAAAAGCTAATGGTACTTTAATTCTTGAATGAAAACGAAATTAAAtatcagatataaaaatatttaataaaaagtcaacatttatttctaaataaaacattttcttaccaAATGAAccataccaaaaaaacaaatgtggCAGAAACTATCCCTTTAGGACCAGACTGCATCTGGCTttaagataatcttttttttttttttttttttaaagattttatatatctattcctgagagacatacacagagagagagagagagagagaggcagagacacaggcagagggagaagcaggctcaattccatgcagggagcctgacatgggactcgatcccaggtctccaggatcacactctgggctgaaggcagcgctaaaccgctgagccacccgggctgccagctTTAAGATAATCTTAAAAGGCTGGagcgggagggagagagggagggagagtgggagggagagcggggggcggggggcgggggggggggggggcgggggcgggaggggaggaaaaaaaaaaaaaagataatcttaaaaGGACAATACACTAACATTACAAGAAAAACACGATTCACAAATGTTGACATCACAGAGGCACAAAATCACATTTTATACTCTTTCACTATTGATTACTAGGAACAATTCAAGAAGCTTCAAAAGAATCAAAGACTAAAAAGGCAAGTTAGGTAACAAGGTCTAGTATGTCAGCTATGTTGTTTTGTGGGATGTACATACCATCGATACTACGGAAATCCAGTAAGTACGTTCTACTATCCACTTGGTATAACTGTAGACTCATTTTGGAGTAGGTGCTTGTCACAGGATTCTTCCTTCGAACACGCAAATAATAAGGGTTTACAACCTAGTGTATGGtatgaacaaaagcaaaatcaaaagcaATTCTTCTAGAAAACAATTTATAAACTACAGGTTTGCCAAATGTGCTTACTACAATCagaatgtcctttttttcctaccttcCATTCATAATCCAGTTGTTTAATTGCTCTACAAACTTCTGCCATGATATCATTTGGTCGACTTTGACTTCTAATTCCCAAATGCCATTTTGCTTTCCTTACACCTTGGTGCTTAGATTTCTGTGGATTTAATTCATCGAGAGTGTGGCGTGCCCTTGGTGTTTCAGCAACCAAGAATGGTACTCTTTCAGGATGGGGCCGAGTCAAATGGTGATCATCGAGAAAAGAATCAGGTGGGCTTGTCGCCAAGTAAAAATCTTTGGCCTCATTCATTATTCTCCTGTTATCTATTATAAGGTGGTAGGCAACTGCTAAAGGGTCCTGGTGATTTCTGTTATAAAGGCAGCTGAGAACTTCCTCTTCTGAGCACTCAAATTTTTCACATACTTCTTTTAAGGCTTCATCATCAATCATAGTTGAACTATACGATGGATCCTCGggaaaaagatattttggaaGGTCTTGTTTAAACCATTCATGTTCCCTGAGAGAAAACAGCAGGGTCAGGAGGAGGATTTTGAGTAGAGATGAATGAGACTGCAAGCAACAGTTTGGGGAATTTAGgatatgaattcatttatattcatattttcattttttcaaactgAAACTTTCCTCCTCTGGCTCacatttcattgtgtatatatactggAGGAAATGCTACAATCTCCCTCTGGTTTTAAGAGGGAGAAAGCAATGTTGTACcaacaggaaaataaatgtcTACACTTTTATTAAAGTTTTGGCACAAATGACAATGACAAATGATGAAGATGAGCTTATTTCCAGCTCAGAAAAAGAACATATTCTgtgattttaattctcttttgatataatgttaagtgaaaaaaccgtaacaacaaaaacagacaagTATCATTCATTGAATGCTTACTATAATGGTAGGTTTTAGGCTAAATATTTCCAACACATTATCTCACCTCATAAAACAACTCTATGAAGATGGtaatatctcctttttttttttttaattttttatttatttatgatagtcacacagagagagagagaggcagagacacaggcggagggagaagcaggctccatgcaccgggagcctgatgtgggattcgatcccgggtctccaggatcgcgccctgggccaaaggcaggcgccaaaccgctgagccacccagggatccccatctccttatttttaatgaaggaaCTAAGAGTTTCATAACTCCATATATAAAAGAACCTGAACTATGTCAAAAACTGCTAAAACTAAAAAcatcaagaaaggaaaacacCCAAAAGAACAATGACTATCTTCTGGGTGATAAATTAAAGATCATTTTAGATCTATTTTTTGGGTGTTTTCTAAGTCTTTTCCAATTTAAATTGGAAAAAGTATgtaaaacacaaggaaaaaagcATCTTTCacttagatatttaaaattttaaagaatgattttgtCCTTTTCCATTGGTAGTTATAAGCATGCCCTTCCATATGAAACTTAGAAACCAGTAATTTCACATGTGATTCAATGTATACTACCCAAAAACCACACACATCGATTAAATGTCATTACTTAAgatggacaaaagaaaaaaacagtaactcATGAGATCAGAACTCAAAGAGTGACACAGAAACTTGCTACTAGTGAAAAGCATTAATCCTAATGAGACTACATAAAAGTCAAATATGAGGCATACtacagaaaatcttaaagaacaaCTACAAAGGTAACATCCCAACAGGGTCCTTTTTATTCCACATTACCTaccttttcatatttaaaaactaatataatattcaCTGTTCCAACTTCAAAAGAAAGATGCATAAGTAAAAAGTGAAAGCCCTCCCTACTACTGATCTTCCTTCCCTAAGGTAGCtagtttagtatttttaaatactgaaataaaataaatatgcctatgtactatatttttaacataaaaatggcATTACATTGTATATACTGTCCAactgtttttttcacttaacttGTATTGTTGAAACTATTAGATCTGATAATCTCCAAGTTGCATTATTACCTGATATCTTTGATTGTGGCCCTCTTCATGGGATCCACCTGGAGCATATGTTTCAAAAGGCTAATCACAGATGGATTTAAATACTGAGGGGTATAAAAGATCCCATCACATATCTTCTTAAAAAGAGTTGGCACATGATCATCATCAAATGGAAGGGTTCCACATAATAAAGCATAGAGAATAACCCCACTGCTCCATATATCTACCTCTGGACCTGCATACAATCTGTAACAGGAAATACCAATCGATTAAATAATTAGTAACTTCAGAGTCgatcaattaataaaaaattttaaatatggataCTTCATAAAGAACTATTACAATATGGTTTCTATAGTCACTGCTACATACTACACTTAAAGATTCTATACTAATTCTATCACTattatctttgaaaacaaaagtcaaaaatttttttaagtttagactATAGCTAAACTTCTGTTCTTACTACCTTACCATGGTCCTCATAACATCAATTAAGAATTTTCtttagtgggacgcctgggtggctcagcggttgagcacctgcccctggctcagggcgtgatctgcggtctcaggatggagtcccacatcagactccctgcctggagcctgcttctccctctgcctagtctctgcctttctctctgtgcctttcatgaataaataaataaaatcttaaaaaaaaaaaaaaagaattttctttagtGATGAACTCTAAACCCACTCTCTCCCAATAACCCGAGACCTCCTACCAAGGCAAAAAGGGCCTGGGGCTGTGGAAGAAAACCAAGCTGACTGGTTCACAGAAGAGTCTACACTGGTATTTACAATACACTGTAGCCAACTGACTTAACTAATTGCAGACTATTAGATCAAAGTCTGGCTTTGGGGAAAGGAGGTCTATAAACTGATCAAATAAATTGTTGAGCTGATCCATAGATACTGCTTTGAGTACAAGTTCCCACTCATCCAGACCTCACAGAAAGACCTTATCCAAACTGGAAAAGTAGACTTCAGTAATGGcccatgtatatatgcatatttagaatacattccttttgtttatttaattaacaCTGTTGCTGGGTCtcgaattatttttttctaaaagaatttacatgatacaaatgaaattattttttgaacattAAGCTGATATAAAAAGATGATATGAatcttgataaatttaaaatcagatacttaaaactggagcacctgggtaagctaagcatctaccttcagctcaggtcatgatcccagtgtcctgggatggagccctgagtccaggctccctgctgggcaaggagtctgcttctctgtctccttctgcccctctccctgctcatgcttgcgtgctctctctcaaataaataaaaaaatcttttaaaacaataaataaaattagatactTCTGCCTTATCTATTGCCATACCTAAATATAATTTCTCTAAGCAGGCAGGCAAGCAAGCTtatgaaaacaatataatatttCTGCATTCTGAATTAGGATGTGAAACATTCAAACAAAGAAACATAGTTTGAGTGTAAAGTTATTAAAAGTTAATTACAGAAACTGTAAACTTaatagtctatttttaatttcagtaaagtGAAGAACagtctaaaaaattaaattttcctgCCATCTAAACTATTCGAAGAGCTGCACTATACAAAGATCCTCATGTTCTCAATGCTGCCGGTCAGTAAATTGAGAGGTTAGAATTCTTTTAATACTTTAGTCTCCAGagatgtaaaaaatgaaaaattcaaaataaatgagtCTTAAGATTTTATCATACTTCAGTCCAATTCCCCAAGAcatcttatcacaaacagaactACAAAATGCCTTTCtatcagatgcctgggtggctccattggtttaagcatctgactcttgattttggatcatgagggtcatgatcccagggttctgggatcaggctctgtgctcagcaaggagtctgcttgaggatatctccctctcctgcccacccTCAACTTGTGTGCACGCTATGCCCTCCctctatataaaatgtttttaaaaaatgccttctTTCTGAAAAATCAAAGGTACAcattacacttcttttttttaagattttttatttattcattagagaaagagagagcatacacaagcagggtagaggcagagggaaagggagaagcaaactccctgctgagctgggagcctgatgggctcaatcccaggacttggagatcatgacctgagccgaaggcagatgcttaaccatctgagccacccaggtgcccctcacacaTTACACTTTTAACTCTTCATTTAAGTAAACCATTTCTAACTAGTAGGTATTTCTATATTCAGGTTTTTAATGTCTGACTTTTAAAACTTGCTAGTTTTAGGGATATCTAAGTGGCTCAGTctgctgagcatccaactcttgattctggcttaggtcacaatcttggggtcctgagattgagccccgcattggactcTAAACTCTGCAGGGAATTTGctagattctctctccttctcccccaggTCCCCTACCCccttgcacacacatacatgcatgctctaaaataaatatgaatcttaaaaaaaaaacaacttgctAGTTTTAAACTTTCAATTTCTtctacagggggaaaaaagtgacaAGTATTCTCATCTAACTACTTTAAATACAGTATTGACTTGCAATCCAATATTCTCTTCCATAAATGGAATCCTTAATTCTTActtatgttttattcttaaaacatAACATTTTCTGGATAAGGAAAGAATAAGACTTACATGTCTTTCCTTtcactagaatttatttatttatttttaagattttatttattcatgagagagacacacacacatggggggggggggggggcagagacacaggcagagggagaagtaggctccatgcaagggagccagatgtaggactcgatcccgggtctccaggatcacgccctgagctgaaggtggcactaaactgctaagccacccgggctgcccatcctttcactagaatttaaattcttttttttaatttttatttatttatgatagtcacagagagagagagagagagaggcagagacacaggcagagggagaagcaggctccatgcaccgggagcccgacgtgggattcgatcccgggtctccaggatcacgccctgggccaaaggcaggcgccaaaccgctgctccacccagggatccctcactagAATTTAATATGACACTCCAGACAGACAAAATCTAAGAGAAACAGGCAATTATAAATGTACTGGGGTAGAAGAAAGGGTGTCAAATACTACCT
The genomic region above belongs to Vulpes lagopus strain Blue_001 chromosome 3, ASM1834538v1, whole genome shotgun sequence and contains:
- the PRKAA1 gene encoding 5'-AMP-activated protein kinase catalytic subunit alpha-1 isoform X2; the protein is MRRLSSWRKMATAEKQKHDGRVKIGHYILGDTLGVGTFGKVKVGKHELTGHKVAVKILNRQKIRSLDVVGKIRREIQNLKLFRHPHIIKLYQVISTPSDIFMVMEYVSGGELFDYICKNGRLDEKESRRLFQQILSGVDYCHRHMVVHRDLKPENVLLDAHMNAKIADFGLSNMMSDGEFLRTSCGSPNYAAPEVISGREHEWFKQDLPKYLFPEDPSYSSTMIDDEALKEVCEKFECSEEEVLSCLYNRNHQDPLAVAYHLIIDNRRIMNEAKDFYLATSPPDSFLDDHHLTRPHPERVPFLVAETPRARHTLDELNPQKSKHQGVRKAKWHLGIRSQSRPNDIMAEVCRAIKQLDYEWKVVNPYYLRVRRKNPVTSTYSKMSLQLYQVDSRTYLLDFRSIDDEITEAKSGTATPQRSGSVSNYRSCQRNDSDAEAQGKSSEASLTSSVTSLDSSPVDLTPRPGSHTIEFFEMCANLIKILAQ
- the PRKAA1 gene encoding 5'-AMP-activated protein kinase catalytic subunit alpha-1 isoform X1; this translates as MRRLSSWRKMATAEKQKHDGRVKIGHYILGDTLGVGTFGKVKVGKHELTGHKVAVKILNRQKIRSLDVVGKIRREIQNLKLFRHPHIIKLYQVISTPSDIFMVMEYVSGGELFDYICKNGRLDEKESRRLFQQILSGVDYCHRHMVVHRDLKPENVLLDAHMNAKIADFGLSNMMSDGEFLRTSCGSPNYAAPEVISGRLYAGPEVDIWSSGVILYALLCGTLPFDDDHVPTLFKKICDGIFYTPQYLNPSVISLLKHMLQVDPMKRATIKDIREHEWFKQDLPKYLFPEDPSYSSTMIDDEALKEVCEKFECSEEEVLSCLYNRNHQDPLAVAYHLIIDNRRIMNEAKDFYLATSPPDSFLDDHHLTRPHPERVPFLVAETPRARHTLDELNPQKSKHQGVRKAKWHLGIRSQSRPNDIMAEVCRAIKQLDYEWKVVNPYYLRVRRKNPVTSTYSKMSLQLYQVDSRTYLLDFRSIDDEITEAKSGTATPQRSGSVSNYRSCQRNDSDAEAQGKSSEASLTSSVTSLDSSPVDLTPRPGSHTIEFFEMCANLIKILAQ
- the PRKAA1 gene encoding 5'-AMP-activated protein kinase catalytic subunit alpha-1 isoform X3, whose product is MVMEYVSGGELFDYICKNGRLDEKESRRLFQQILSGVDYCHRHMVVHRDLKPENVLLDAHMNAKIADFGLSNMMSDGEFLRTSCGSPNYAAPEVISGRLYAGPEVDIWSSGVILYALLCGTLPFDDDHVPTLFKKICDGIFYTPQYLNPSVISLLKHMLQVDPMKRATIKDIREHEWFKQDLPKYLFPEDPSYSSTMIDDEALKEVCEKFECSEEEVLSCLYNRNHQDPLAVAYHLIIDNRRIMNEAKDFYLATSPPDSFLDDHHLTRPHPERVPFLVAETPRARHTLDELNPQKSKHQGVRKAKWHLGIRSQSRPNDIMAEVCRAIKQLDYEWKVVNPYYLRVRRKNPVTSTYSKMSLQLYQVDSRTYLLDFRSIDDEITEAKSGTATPQRSGSVSNYRSCQRNDSDAEAQGKSSEASLTSSVTSLDSSPVDLTPRPGSHTIEFFEMCANLIKILAQ
- the PRKAA1 gene encoding 5'-AMP-activated protein kinase catalytic subunit alpha-1 isoform X4; this translates as MVVHRDLKPENVLLDAHMNAKIADFGLSNMMSDGEFLRTSCGSPNYAAPEVISGRLYAGPEVDIWSSGVILYALLCGTLPFDDDHVPTLFKKICDGIFYTPQYLNPSVISLLKHMLQVDPMKRATIKDIREHEWFKQDLPKYLFPEDPSYSSTMIDDEALKEVCEKFECSEEEVLSCLYNRNHQDPLAVAYHLIIDNRRIMNEAKDFYLATSPPDSFLDDHHLTRPHPERVPFLVAETPRARHTLDELNPQKSKHQGVRKAKWHLGIRSQSRPNDIMAEVCRAIKQLDYEWKVVNPYYLRVRRKNPVTSTYSKMSLQLYQVDSRTYLLDFRSIDDEITEAKSGTATPQRSGSVSNYRSCQRNDSDAEAQGKSSEASLTSSVTSLDSSPVDLTPRPGSHTIEFFEMCANLIKILAQ